One genomic segment of Pseudomonadota bacterium includes these proteins:
- a CDS encoding VWA domain-containing protein, with the protein MKKKRKAFEVFTLSFLDCICCGFGAVVLFYTIVQAQAGAQEILRLDTLTGEVKKLEEEVKDGTKNLVVLRNTLEKTDDDAASAQARAIRVAKELKERREQSTEFDEESLARRAHINQLKADIKSMEEGMKRLQGGALDKGPAGSRVKAFRGRGDRKYISALRVKGKRILVLLDTSASMMEDDVVKVIRLRNQPEAARRAAPKWRRALDMVEWITAQLPDNSQFQVYGFNVKAKAVQGDTQGKWLASNDPRVINNVLTATRNITPGDGTSLVNALLSARTINPAPDQIILITDGLPTQGSVAPSRKFINVREREKLFDDAAKTVTKDMPMDVVLLPMKGDLLAAHAYWRLARRTGGSYVIPSRDWP; encoded by the coding sequence GTGAAGAAGAAGCGCAAAGCGTTCGAAGTCTTCACGCTGTCGTTCCTCGACTGCATCTGCTGCGGCTTCGGCGCGGTGGTGTTGTTCTACACCATCGTGCAGGCGCAGGCCGGCGCGCAGGAAATCCTGCGGCTCGACACGCTCACCGGTGAAGTGAAGAAGCTCGAAGAAGAAGTGAAGGACGGCACCAAGAACCTGGTGGTGTTGCGCAACACGCTCGAGAAGACCGACGACGATGCGGCCAGCGCGCAGGCGCGCGCCATACGCGTCGCGAAGGAACTGAAGGAACGCCGCGAGCAATCCACCGAGTTCGACGAAGAAAGCCTGGCGCGACGCGCGCACATCAACCAGTTGAAAGCCGACATCAAGTCGATGGAAGAAGGCATGAAGCGCCTGCAGGGTGGCGCGCTCGACAAGGGCCCCGCCGGGTCGCGAGTCAAGGCGTTCCGCGGCCGCGGCGATCGCAAGTACATCAGCGCGCTGCGCGTGAAGGGCAAACGCATCCTCGTGTTGCTGGACACCTCCGCCAGCATGATGGAAGACGACGTGGTGAAAGTGATCCGCTTGCGCAACCAGCCCGAGGCCGCGCGCCGTGCCGCGCCGAAATGGCGCCGCGCGCTCGACATGGTCGAGTGGATCACCGCGCAGCTGCCGGACAACAGCCAGTTCCAGGTGTACGGCTTCAACGTGAAAGCGAAAGCCGTGCAGGGCGACACGCAGGGCAAGTGGCTGGCCTCGAACGATCCGCGCGTGATCAACAACGTGCTGACCGCCACGCGCAACATTACGCCGGGCGACGGCACGAGCCTGGTGAATGCGCTGCTGTCCGCCCGGACCATCAACCCGGCGCCGGACCAGATCATCCTCATCACCGACGGACTGCCCACGCAGGGGTCGGTGGCGCCGTCACGCAAATTCATCAACGTGCGCGAGCGCGAGAAGCTGTTCGACGATGCCGCCAAGACGGTGACGAAGGACATGCCGATGGACGTGGTGTTGCTGCCAATGAAGGGCGACCTGCTGGCGGCCCACGCGTACTGGCGGCTCGCGCGCCGCACCGGCGGTTCGTACGTCATCCCCTCGCGCGACTGGCCCTAG
- a CDS encoding FHA domain-containing protein — protein sequence MYGIHFDHHTLTIARDGELVANEPLAVEIAAREPRFGRDALAASRGRPDEVSLTHWRELGKNDAAARAVALELHAHLRALGVSERVDAVVAVPADLDATALTSLRGAFSAAGCEVRDFIDAAALTAAAVTERPHYVMLEAGWRSAIATRVAGGPECAVEESFVSERANLLDVYDLWLVAVAGAMVKNTRFDPLMSLPVEQRLFADLPALAARAATESKVEAALESDGARFAVEVDSQLFADAAQPFYRELTRLARLARIAGQGAALVLPAESRRWPGFLARLLELEQDGLVIVPAGLAAVAASLQTVDPAATAPRLRRHVARLADHSLAGEVEYVSSVTTSPGRSLPVTHILFGGDSMRFPEVGLVIGTEEVSNTPHITLPRAAAGVSRRHCSLRREGERTVLIDHSRHGTWVNGARVRERAPVRPGDRVRVGTPGVEFTLISAAAFAKDTP from the coding sequence ATGTACGGCATCCATTTCGACCACCACACGCTGACCATCGCCCGCGACGGCGAACTGGTCGCGAACGAGCCGCTGGCGGTCGAGATTGCGGCGCGCGAGCCGCGCTTCGGCCGCGACGCGCTGGCCGCCTCGCGCGGCCGGCCGGACGAGGTGTCGCTCACCCACTGGCGCGAGCTCGGCAAGAATGACGCCGCGGCGCGTGCCGTGGCGCTCGAGTTGCATGCGCACCTGCGCGCGCTCGGCGTCAGCGAGCGGGTCGACGCGGTCGTAGCCGTGCCCGCCGATCTCGATGCCACTGCGTTGACCAGCCTGCGCGGCGCGTTCAGCGCGGCCGGTTGCGAGGTGCGCGATTTCATCGACGCCGCCGCGCTCACCGCAGCCGCAGTCACGGAACGGCCTCACTACGTCATGCTAGAAGCCGGCTGGCGTTCCGCCATCGCGACGCGTGTCGCGGGCGGGCCGGAATGCGCGGTCGAAGAATCCTTCGTGAGCGAACGCGCCAATCTGCTCGACGTCTACGACCTGTGGCTGGTCGCCGTCGCGGGGGCCATGGTCAAGAACACGCGCTTCGATCCGTTGATGAGCCTGCCCGTCGAACAGCGGCTGTTCGCCGACCTGCCCGCGCTGGCCGCGCGCGCCGCCACTGAATCCAAGGTCGAAGCGGCGCTCGAATCCGACGGCGCGCGTTTCGCGGTGGAAGTGGATTCGCAGCTGTTCGCGGATGCCGCGCAGCCTTTCTACCGCGAGCTCACGCGTCTCGCACGCCTGGCGCGCATCGCGGGGCAGGGCGCCGCGCTGGTGTTGCCGGCCGAGTCGCGCCGCTGGCCGGGCTTTCTCGCGCGGCTGCTCGAGCTCGAGCAGGACGGTCTGGTCATCGTGCCGGCCGGTCTTGCCGCGGTGGCCGCATCGTTGCAGACAGTGGATCCGGCTGCGACCGCGCCGCGCCTGCGCCGGCACGTCGCGCGCCTGGCGGATCACAGCCTCGCGGGCGAAGTCGAATACGTTTCCTCGGTGACCACTTCGCCCGGGCGTTCACTTCCGGTGACGCACATTCTCTTTGGCGGCGACTCGATGCGTTTTCCAGAGGTGGGTCTGGTCATCGGCACCGAGGAAGTTTCCAACACGCCGCACATCACGCTGCCGCGCGCTGCCGCCGGCGTGTCGCGCCGGCATTGCTCGCTGCGCCGTGAGGGCGAGCGCACGGTGCTCATCGATCACAGCCGCCACGGCACCTGGGTGAATGGCGCGCGCGTGCGCGAACGCGCTCCGGTACGCCCCGGCGATCGCGTCCGGGTCGGCACGCCCGGCGTCGAGTTCACGCTGATTTCCGCGGCGGCCTTCGCGAAAGACACACCGTGA